One Triticum dicoccoides isolate Atlit2015 ecotype Zavitan chromosome 5B, WEW_v2.0, whole genome shotgun sequence genomic window carries:
- the LOC119309991 gene encoding zinc finger BED domain-containing protein DAYSLEEPER-like has translation MNTDSVVIEEDSEEDEAQEEENEAEEVVVRPRRKLTSPVWKEFKKVKVKNMMKAKCNWCSKKLGGETRNGTKHLLDHLKICPYCKRPADTKKQTSLRYSSNVQGGKVAVENYTFDQDVARKALGSMILLHDYPLSIVDHIGFRKFVSALQPLFKMVRRNTIRSDILDSYKIEKKRAINYMEKNKSRVAITTDMWTSEHQKRGYMAITAHFVDESWKL, from the coding sequence ATGAATACAGATTCAGTTGTCATAgaggaagacagcgaagaagatgaagcacaagaggaagaaaATGAAGCAGAAGAAGTAGTCGTTCGTCCTAGGAGGAAGTTGACATCTCCTGTTTGGAAGGAGTTTAAGAAAGTAAAAGTGAAGAACATGATGAAGGCCAAGTGTAACTGGTGCTCAAAGAAGCTTGGAGGGGAAACAAGAAATGGAACGAAGCATCTCCTTGACCATTTAAAGATATGTCCATATTGCAAGAGGCCTGCGGACACCAAGAAGCAAACTTCTTTGAGGTATAGTTCGAATGTACAAGGTGGGAAAGTTGCTGTAGAGAACTATACTTTTGACCAGGATGTTGCTAGAAAGGCTCTTGGTTCCATGATTCTTCTCCATGACTATCCTCTGTCAATTGTtgatcacattgggtttagaaaattTGTTTCTGCACTCCAGCCATTATTTAAGATGGTGAGAAGAAATACTATTAGGAGTGACATCTTAGATAGCTATAAAATTGAAAAGAAGAGGGCTATCAACTACATGGAGAAAAATAAAAGCAGGGTGGCTATCACTACAGATATGTGGACGTCTGAACATCAGAAAAGAGGCTACATGGCTATCACAGCACATTTCGTTGATGAATCCTGGAAGCTTTAG
- the LOC119309992 gene encoding ankyrin-1-like, translating to MASSSSRVHVQNRIAALQAARDGDLRALKEMAERTDLRGAQDVEGANALHLAADKGSLECCKFLIEEVGLGVNSVTTTGKTPLSCALYAGNAQVMKYLIDHGANPKKANAQGLTMLHIAAGRGLCEPLELLLSQGIPVDIMLVVYVGTPLHAAASRGQHQAMKILLEHGADPNILMDDNVSPLMLACCEKSLKCMRLLIEAGADVNGNSYRGPTPLTYAVESGWTDIVKFLLEAGADPNIPAEGGDIPIKLAAKCGQSDLVKILFSKTKQVPSLPYWTVDGIIRTMESPLIRRQDPVPGEGIITALKSRGRAAFAKEDYHAALYFFGRVIEIDPSDATMFSNRSACWLQMREWERALSDAQYCRKLQPDWCKGWFREGTALTFMENYQGAADAFQEALKREPESDEIKRALG from the exons ATGGCCTCTTCCTCTTCCCGCGTCCATGTCCAGAACCGCATCGCCGCCCTCCAAGCCGCCCGCGACGGCGACCTCCGCGCCCTCAAGG AAATGGCGGAGCGGACGGACTTGCGGGGAGCCCAGGACGTGGAAGGTGCTAACGCGCTGCATCTGGCTGCAGACAAGGGTTCTCTCGAGTGCTGCAAGTTCTTGATAGAAGAAGTAGGGCTTGGTGTCAACTCAGTGACCACCACAG GCAAGACACCTTTGAGCTGCGCTCTATACGCCGGGAACGCCCAAGTTATGAAGTACCTTATCGATCATGGCGCTAACCCGAAAAAGGCCAATGCCCAAGGCTTGACGATGCTGCACATTGCAGCCGGGAGAG GGCTATGCGAGCCTTTAGAGCTGTTGCTGTCCCAAGGAATTCCTGTGGACATTATGCTCGTGGTTTATGTCGGGACGCCATTGCACGCGGCTGCTTCGAGGGGTCAGCATCAGGCTATGAAGATTCTGCTGGAGCATGGTGCTGAT CCCAACATACTTATGGATGATAACGTATCACCACTCATGCTGGCATGCTGTGAGAAGTCTCTCAAATGCATGAGGCTACTGATTGAG GCTGGTGCTGATGTCAACGGTAACTCTTACCGCGGGCCGACTCCCCTAACATATGCAGTGGAATCTGGCTGGACAGATATTGTCAAGTTCTTGCTTGAGGCTGGGGCAGACCCTAATATTCCTGCCGAG GGTGGGGATATTCCAATCAAATTAGCAGCAAAGTGTGGTCAAAGTGACCTTGTCAAAATTCTGTTTTCCAAGACAAAACAAGTTCCATCTCTGCCATATTGGACAGTTGATGGTATAATTAGAACGATGGAATCTCCACTTATCAGACGTCAG GATCCAGTTCCTGGAGAAGGAATAATAACTGCTTTGAAGTCACGAGGGAGGGCTGCATTTGCAAAGGAGGACTACCATGCCGCACTGTACTTCTTTGGACGG GTGATTGAGATAGACCCATCTGATGCCACCATGTTTTCCAACCGGAGCGCTTGCTGGCTGCAGATGAGGGAATGGGAAAGAGCCTTGTCAGACGCCCAATACTGCAGAAAACTTCAGCCTGATTGGTGCAAGGGATGGTTCCGTGAGGGTACAGCTCTCACATTCATGGAG AATTACCAAGGAGCAGCTGATGCATTCCAGGAAGCACTGAAACGTGAACCTGAGAGCGACGAGATCAAGAGAGCTCTAGGGTAA